A genome region from Scyliorhinus torazame isolate Kashiwa2021f chromosome 13, sScyTor2.1, whole genome shotgun sequence includes the following:
- the arsa gene encoding arylsulfatase A produces the protein MLSPLLLTLSLGVAASSSPGLVLLLADDLGYGDPGCFGHPSSRTPNLDRLAAEGRRFSDFYSAASVCSPSRAALLTGRYPTRSGVYPGVFYPGSRGGLPLNETTIAELLKQQGYVTAMLGKWHLGYGANGSFLPTHQGFDQFLGVPYSHDQGPCQNLTCFPPDTKCYGECDQGVVLLPLLKNNKIIQQPVNFPKLTPLYDHFARDFILRATKQHKPFFLYYASHHTHYPQFASADFTGKSKRGPVGDALMEFDGSVGVIMQALQDAGVENNTLIFFTSDNGPELMRRSRGGNAGLLKCGKGTTYEGGMREPAIAHWPGQITPGMTHELASTLDVLPTIASLLGVKLPQVKLDGYDIRDVLFNNGKSKRETMFYYPVSPSRKLGVFAVRYGQYKAHYFTQGSTHSDSTPDHDCHWNALLTSHDPPLLFDLEADPSENYPLNSFDIPNYSQIIDAIHKEKLKFESEMEFGESQIDRGSDPALEPCINPGCSPRPGCCRQAY, from the exons ATGCTTTCTCCGCTGCTGCTGACTCTCAGCCTCGGTGTTGCGGCCTCCTCCAGCCCCgggctggtgctgctcctggccgaTGACCTGGGCTACGGGGACCCGGGCTGCTTCGGCCACCCGAGCTCCCGGACTCCCAACCTGGACCGGCTGGCGGCGGAGGGCAGGAGATTCAGCGACTTCTACAGCGCGGCCAGTGTGTGCAGCCCGTcccg GGCAGCCTTGCTCACAGGCCGTTACCCCACTCGGTCTGGGGTTTATCCAGGTGTGTTCTACCCTGGGTCAAGGGGTGGGCTCCCACTAAATGAAACCACCATCGCTGAGTTGCTAAAACAGCAAGGGTACGTTACAGCAATGCTGGGGAAGTGGCACTTGGGCTACGGCGCCAATGGGAGCTTCTTACCCACCCACCAGGGCTTTGATCAATTCTTGGGCGTCCCCTACTCTCACGACCAGGGGCCCTGCCAGAACTTGACTTGTTTCCCACCAGACACCAAGTGCTACGGAGAGTGCGACCAAGGTGTGGTCCTCTTGCCCCTGCTGAAGAATAACAAGATTATCCAGCAGCCGGTCAACTTTCCCAAGCTCACTCCACTGTACGATCACTTTGCGAGAGACTTCATTCTAAGAGCAACAAAGCAGCACAAACCATTCTTCCTTTACTACGCGTCACAC CATACGCACTATCCACAATTTGCTAGTGCTGACTTCACAGGGAAGTCCAAGAGAGGTCCAGTGGGGGACGCTCTGATGGAATTTGACGGTTCGGTGGGGGTGATAATGCAGGCTTTGCAGGATGCTGGAGTGGAGAATAACACACTCATCTTCTTCACCAGTGACAATGG CCCGGAGTTAATGCGAAGATCACGTGGAGGAAATGCTGGTCTGTTGAAGTGTGGCAAAGGCACGACATATGAAGGGGGAATGAGGGAACCGGCAATTGCCCACTGGCCTGGCCAGATCACTCCAG GTATGACACATGAACTGGCCAGCACGCTGGACGTCCTTCCAACGATTGCCAGCCTCTTGGGGGTGAAACTTCCACAGGTCAAACTTGATGGATACGACATAAGGGACGTCCTCTTCAATAACGGGAAG AGTAAGCGAGAGACCATGTTTTATTATCCAGTCTCCCCCAGCAGAAAGCTGGGGGTTTTTGCAGTGCGCTATGGCCAGTACAAAGCTCATTACTTCACACAAG GTTCCACCCACAGTGACAGCACCCCAGACCATGATTGCCACTGGAACGCCCTACTCACCTCCCACGATCCTCCTCTGCTCTTTGACCTGGAAGCAGACCCTTCTGAGAACTACCCACTCAACAGTTTTGACATTCCCAATTACAGCCAGATAATTGATGCGATCCACAAGGAAAAGCTCAAATTTGAGTCGGAAATGGAGTTTGGCGAAAGCCAAATCGACAGAGGAAGTGACCCGGCTCTTGAACCCTGCATTAACCCCGGTTGCAGCCCGCGGCCAGGCTGCTGCAGGCAGGCCTATTGA
- the LOC140387671 gene encoding acrosin-like isoform X1, translating to MQLLKPVVFHLAFLVLYRGVTASGQGDSECSQRPAVNEEEEDLNSEILGNHDADLGAWPWLVSVQIASKDGTYGHTCGGSIIDNYWVLTAAHCFKAKISNNVEKIMLVFGLEQISRFSKDTYARPVAEVIKHENYNPDTESNDIALIKVTDPIVFTDFVQPVCLQYQKLDIAELKPCVTAGWGMVEGKGRRADVLQEQEISIIPTAICNQGDWHNGSLSDQVLCAGFKWAGPDRCQTDSGGPLVCKVLGAGKFYQLGITNWGLGCGHKVHPGIYTSVRKYIEWIEWKTSKLGEMQLGAESSHKAPPPEKKNSAIRSQVSGFLTAIGLVSLFI from the exons AATGCAGCCAGCGACCAGCGGTGAACGAAGAAGAGGAAGACCTAAATTCGGAGATTCTGGGGAACCATGATGCTGATCTCGGTGCGTGGCCTTGGCTGGTCAGTGTACAGATTGCATCAAAGGATGGCACATATGGTCACACCTGTGGAGGATCCATCATTGATAATTACTGGGTGCTGACAGCAGCTCACTGCTTCAAGGCCAAAATATCAAA CAACGTGGAAAAAATTATGCTGGTGTTTGGATTAGAACAGATCTCGAGGTTCAGTAAAGACACATACGCCAGGCCAGTTGCAGAGGTCATCAAGCATGAAAACTACAATCCGGACACAGAGTCTAACGACATTGCCCTCATCAAGGTCACTGATCCCATTGTGTTCACCGACTTTGTGCAGCCAGTGTGCCTTCAATACCAGAAACTTGATATTGCTGAACTCAAGCCCTGTGTCACTGCCGGATGGGGCATGGTGGAGGGGAAAG GTAGACGAGCGGATGTTTTACAAGAACAAGAGATCAGTATCATTCCAACAGCTATCTGTAACCAGGGCGACTGGCACAATGGTTCACTGTCTGACCAAGTCCTGTGCGCTGGATTTAAATGGGCAGGACCGGACAGGTGTCAG ACAGATAGCGGAGGCCCATTGGTCTGTAAAGTGCTCGGAGCAGGAAAGTTCTATCAGCTGGGAATCACCAACTGGGGTTTAGGCTGTGGTCACAAGGTCCACCCAGGCATCTACACATCTGTCCGAAAATACATAGAGTGGATCGAGTGGAAGACGTCGAAGTTGGGTGAAATGCAACTCGGAGCCGAGAGTTCTCACAAGGCACCCCCACCAGAAAAGAAAAACAGTGCCATACGTTCACAAGTTTCTGGCTTTCTCACGGCAATTGGCCTGGTGTCTCTCTTTATTTAA